Below is a genomic region from Candidatus Delongbacteria bacterium.
TTCAGAAGGAATCTGGTAAAGTTCATGATGACCTTCCTCAGCTCCGCGGAATATTATCCATTTACCATCGGGAGAAATTTTAGGAAATGCGACACCGGCCTGATTAGTAGTCAATCTTCTTGGGATTCCACCCTGTGAGGATACTACCCAAAGATCGTCTTCGCTTACAAAGACAATTTTTTCTTCACGAATATCAGGAAATCTGTAATAACCTTTGTTTTTCATATTGCTCCTTTTACTTTGGAAAAAGATATAGTTATCTGCTTTAATTAAATAAACTATACACAAATTTTGTTACAATCAACGATAATATTATTTAAATTTTGGAAATAGAATCAACAGGAAGATTGTGAATGTGCTTAGAATATTACAATACTTGGTTATCAAACATTATTGCCAAAACTAAAGTGACTTGAGAAAACCGAAAAACAAATTGTTTCGAATATTCAAAATATTATATCAATTCAGGAAACTTTAATTATATCGTCCATTGAGAAGCCTAGTTTTAATAGATTTTCAGGTTTAACAATATCTTTAAGTGTGTATTCATTCATAATATTAAGCTTTTGGCAAGCTTTAAAAATGTCTAATTGTTCAGTTTTCATAAGTGTTGCTACTTTAGCTGCTTCTTCATAACCTATATAAGGAACAAGTGCAGTAGTTATGGAAGGAGAATTATAAAATCTTACAGAAGAACCATTCTCATTAACAGTGATTCCAATAATTAAATTGTTTTTTACAGTATAACAACAACCAATGAGAAGATCTAATGATTCCAACATAGCTACACCAATAATTGGCAGATATGCATTTAGTTCAAAATTTCCTTTAGCTGCAAGAGCTGTAATAAGAGAATCATTGGCATATATTTTAGCAGCAGCACTAACGACATATTCAACAATTACAGGATTAACTTTTCCTGGCATAATCGAACTTCCAGCCTGTTTTGGAGGAATTGTAATGAAAATCCCCCCTGTTAAATCTGAAGCTAATAGCCTAATGTCTGAACTCATTTTTTCTAGATTGACTGCAAGAGATTTTAAAATAGCATGCACTTCAACAAAAGTATCAAGATTTGATGTAGTATCCACCATATTTTCACTTCTAGCAAGTGGTAGATTGAGATCATTTTTCAATGTATTAATTACTTCCATGATTACAAATCTAGGTACAGCCATTCCAGTTCCAATTGCACTGCCGCCCAGGTTTAGAACTTTAATTCTCTCAAAACATTTTGACACTCTCC
It encodes:
- a CDS encoding aspartate ammonia-lyase; protein product: MDYRIEKDSLGEMEIPLKSLYGIHSKRAFNNFPDRSPFPIDWYKSMGSVKKAFYLTVLKFKDALNKKHPDLNLNFHITSDEILKSMITSAEKIEAGEYFDSFIIPAISGGAGTSINMNINEIIANLTILENGKEPGDYTVCSPLDDANIFQSTNDTVPSALKIAMMKKFTILEEKINDLRIETEKLETKYRDIIRPGFTQLQEAVPTSYGKQFSAYNNALSRDWWRVSKCFERIKVLNLGGSAIGTGMAVPRFVIMEVINTLKNDLNLPLARSENMVDTTSNLDTFVEVHAILKSLAVNLEKMSSDIRLLASDLTGGIFITIPPKQAGSSIMPGKVNPVIVEYVVSAAAKIYANDSLITALAAKGNFELNAYLPIIGVAMLESLDLLIGCCYTVKNNLIIGITVNENGSSVRFYNSPSITTALVPYIGYEEAAKVATLMKTEQLDIFKACQKLNIMNEYTLKDIVKPENLLKLGFSMDDIIKVS